Proteins from a genomic interval of Lycium ferocissimum isolate CSIRO_LF1 chromosome 2, AGI_CSIRO_Lferr_CH_V1, whole genome shotgun sequence:
- the LOC132044479 gene encoding phospholipase A1-II 1-like, with product MACINIGWEVLSRKIKSCLKRKKGIQNTDNIAEKWELLSGNNNWEGLLDPLDYDFRRYLIHYGQMPQAIYDSFNNEKASKYRGTSRYSKKNLFTRVGLHKNKPHNYEVTKYLYAASSKTEKIKESNWIGFVAVAPDEGKVALGRRDILITWRGTICSSEWNDNFKVSLIQPTKIFGENTDNVLIHKGFYSICTSLNKASKYNRTTSARGQVLDEVKRLLEQYKNEEVSITVTGHSLGSALATLCAIDIVVNQVNREFPVTAFVFGCPQVGEENFKKAYEKLKNLQILRICNAPDHISEKPDHGLFDGSANDWRVYEQVGSELSIDTTMSKYLKKDVNGHILEVYLHGIAGTQGPKGEFNLEINRDIALMNKADDALKDEYGVPVSWWIEKNKGMVQQEDGSWILMDHEDDTDFLL from the exons ATGGCATGCattaacataggatgggaggtTCTaagtagaaaaatcaagagctgcctcaaaaggaaaaaggggatCCAAAACACAGACAATATAGCAGAAAAATGGGAGCTTTTGAGCGGCAACAACAATTGGGAAGGCTTACTTGACCCTTTGGATTACGATTTTCGACGATACCTTATTCACTATGGCCAAATGCCTCAAGCTATCTACGACTCATTCAATAATGAGAAAGCTTCAAAGTACAGAGGAACAAGTCGATACTCGAAAAAGAACCTCTTCACAAGAGTGGGGCTCCACAAAAACAAACCCCACAACTATGAAGTGACCAAATATTTGTATGCGGCTTCAAGTAAAACTGAAAAGATCAAAGAATCAAATTGGATTGGATTTGTTGCTGTTGCCCCTGATGAGGGTAAAGTTGCATTAGGAAGGAGAGACATTTTAATTACTTGGAGAGGCACTATATGTTCTTCAGAATGGAATGATAATTTTAAAGTATCCTTGATCCAACCCACAAAAATCTTTGGAGAAAATACGGATAACGTTCTTATACACAAAGGTTTTTACTCGATTTGTACTTCTCTTAACAAGGCTTCAAAATACAATCGGACAACCAGTGCTAGAGGTCAG GTTCTTGATGAAGTTAAAAGGTTGTTGGAGCAATACAAGAACGAGGAAGTTAGCATAACTGTTACAGGCCACAGCTTGGGTTCAGCATTAGCCACACTATGCGCTATTGACATAGTTGTCAACCAAGTCAATAGGGAATTCCCAGTGACGGCATTTGTATTTGGTTGCCCACAAGTCGGAGAAGAGAATTTCAAGAAAGCTTATGAGAAATTGAAAAATCTTCAAATATTGCGCATTTGCAATGCCCCTGATCATATTTCGGAGAAGCCAGATCACGGACTCTTCGATGGTTCTGCAAATGACTGGAGAGTGTATGAACAAGTTGGCTCTGAACTGTCAATTGATACTACTATGTCGAAGTATTTGAAGAAAGATGTAAATGGTCATATTCTGGAGGTTTATTTGCATGGAATTGCTGGAACACAAGGACCAAAAGGAGAGTTCAATTTGGAGATAAATCGGGATATTGCTCTAATGAATAAGGCAGATGACGCGTTGAAAGATGAATATGGTGTGCCAGTGTCGTGGTGGATCGAGAAGAATAAAGGAATGGTTCAACAAGAAGACGGATCTTGGATTCTCATGGATCATGAGGATGACACTGATTTTTTACTCTAG